In Mastomys coucha isolate ucsf_1 unplaced genomic scaffold, UCSF_Mcou_1 pScaffold20, whole genome shotgun sequence, one DNA window encodes the following:
- the LOC116098162 gene encoding vomeronasal type-1 receptor 90-like, which produces MFSLNNVFYFQAGLGTLANIFLLFFYTAIILCHRSKFMDLISFQLTFIHIMMVITGWDIFTTDMFDLLNIENDFICKATSYIHRAMRGLSICITCLLSVFQAVTISPNASLLAKFKRKLKKYMIYSFFYFWPFNLSFSSSQIFYVGAYTNGSETNQMKVTKYCSLFPMNNIVRVLTSTMTTSRDVFLVGVMLTTSTHMVIILFRHQRQCKHLHSIRHLRASPEKRATQTILLLVFFYVVMYWVDFIMSSRAVFLWMFDPVILTVQKFVINAYPTISPLIQISSDNRIIVLKKYAKNMPPHF; this is translated from the coding sequence atgttttcattaaataatgTCTTTTATTTCCAAGCTGGACTTGGAACCTTAGccaatatatttcttctttttttctacacTGCCATAATCCTATGTCACAGATCTAAGTTCATGGACTTGATCTCCTTTCAATTGACCTTCATTCACATAATGATGGTTATCACTGGATGGGATATTTTTACTACAGACATGTTTGATTTACTGAACATAGAGAATGACTTCATATGTAAGGCAACTTCTTACATACACAGGGCGATGAGAGGCCTCTCTATCTGcatcacctgcctcctgagtgtgttcCAGGCTGTGACGATCAGTCCCAATGCCTCTCTGCTGGCAAAATTTAAACGTAaactaaaaaaatacatgatctattctttcttctatttttggcCTTTCAATTTGTCATTCAGCAGTAGCCAGATCTTCTATGTTGGTGCTTATACCAATGGGAGTGAGACCAACCAGATGAAGGTCACTAAATACTGCTCACTCTTTCCCATGAACAACATTGTCAGGGTATTGACTTCAACAATGACAACCTCAAGAGATGTATTTCTTGTAGGAGTCATGCTGactacaagcacacacatggtgattATCTTGTTCAGGCATCAGAGACAATGCAAGCATCTTCATAGCATCAGGCACCTGAGAGCATCCCCTGAGAAAAGGGCCACCCAGACCATCTTGCTGCTGGTGTTTTTCTATGTGGTCATGTACTGGGTGGACTTTATCATGTCATCCAGAGCAGTCTTTTTATGGATGTTTGACCCAGTCATCCTAACTGTTCAGAAGTTTGTGATAAATGCCTATCCCACAATTAGTCCTTTGATACAAATCAGTTCTGATAATCGAATAATCGTGCtaaaaaaatatgcaaaaaatatgcctccacatttttaa